A stretch of DNA from Mesorhizobium onobrychidis:
GACGGCAGGCTGGGCAGCCATGCGTCGATCCATGGCCAGGCCAGCCATTCGAACAGGCCCTCGATCGCGAACCACAGTGCGGCGAGCGCCAACAAGGTCAGGCCCAGCGTCTTCACGAACACCGAGCGGAATTCGGGCGAGAACAGCCGGCTGGCGGCGGCGCGGGCGGCGCTAGGGATCACAGCGTTTCCAATTCCATGGCTGGTATCTCCGAGGTAGGCGGAGACAGGCAAGGCACAGGCGCACTGCGCGATGCGGTGCATCTGTCGTTCGACCAGATTATTAGATCCCGACCCTAGGCAAAGCCGCATCAAATCGCTAGACCCGCCCGCGGCCGGCGTGGCAGAAAGCCGGTGGTTTTTCGCGGAGACATCATTGATGCCGAACTATGACGTGCTTTGTATCGGGAATGCCATCGTCGACATTATCGCACAATGCGACGAGGCGTTCCTGGAGACGAATGGCATCATCAAAGGCGCGATGAACCTGATCGACACGAGGCGCGCCGAGCTGCTCTACAGCCGCATGGGCCCGGCCATCGAAGCCTCCGGCGGCAGCGCCGGCAACACGGCGGCGGGCGTCGCCAGCTTCGGCGGGCGCGCCGCCTTCTTCGGCAAGGTCTCGAACGACACGCTCGGCGAAATCTACGCCCATGACATGCATGCCCAGGGCGTCGCCTTCGACACTAGGCCGCTCAATGGCGAACCGCCGACGGCGCGCTCGATGATCTTCGTCACGCCTGACGGCGAGCGCTCGATGAACACCTATCTCGGCGCCTGCGTCGAGCTCGGCCCGGAGGATGTCGAGGCCGACAAGGCGTCGGGCGCCGCCGTCACCTATTTCGAGGGCTATCTGTGGGACCCGCCGCGCGCCAAGGAAGCGTTCCGGCAGACGGCGAAGCTCGCCCATGCC
This window harbors:
- a CDS encoding adenosine kinase, which gives rise to MPNYDVLCIGNAIVDIIAQCDEAFLETNGIIKGAMNLIDTRRAELLYSRMGPAIEASGGSAGNTAAGVASFGGRAAFFGKVSNDTLGEIYAHDMHAQGVAFDTRPLNGEPPTARSMIFVTPDGERSMNTYLGACVELGPEDVEADKASGAAVTYFEGYLWDPPRAKEAFRQTAKLAHAAGRQVSMTLSDSFCVDRYRDEFLDLMRSGTVDIVFANSHEIKSLYQTASFDEALAQIRRDCKIAAVTRSEKGSVIVRGDETVTINATKIRELVDTTGAGDLYAAGFLYGYTQGRSLKHCGDLGSLAAGLVIQQIGPRPRQNLRHEAEQAGLL